In one Gossypium hirsutum isolate 1008001.06 chromosome D09, Gossypium_hirsutum_v2.1, whole genome shotgun sequence genomic region, the following are encoded:
- the LOC107893023 gene encoding paired amphipathic helix protein Sin3-like 2 isoform X1, with protein sequence MKAESDGQDEMAGGVAAEGGGGGGERSTSSEATINAAERYMKEVMETFGDQEEKLVMFREIMNDFRTERTDIAGVVGRVKELFKGHNNLIEGFNFFLPKGYEITVDKHQPPPETLEFIRLVKERDESVYRRFMDVIFRYQREHMDLIKLCREVGALFSEDYPDLFVKFTRFLPPT encoded by the exons ATGAAGGCTGAATC TGACGGGCAAGACGAGATGGCTGGTGGTGTTGCAGCTGAAGGAGGCGGAGGCGGTGGAGAGCGAAGCACGTCAAGTGAAGCGACTATAAATGCCGCCGAAAGGTATATGAAGGAAGTGATGGAGACGTTTGGGGATCAAGAAGAGAAGTTGGTGATGTTTCGTGAAATCATGAATGATTTCAGGACTGAGAG GACTGACATAGCTGGTGTGGTTGGGCGAGTGAAAGAGTTATTCAAAGGCCATAACAACTTGATTGAGGGATTTAATTTCTTTTTGCCAAAGGGATATGAAATTACCGTCGACAAACATCAGCCTCCTCCGGAAACGTTGGAGTTTATAAGGCTAGTAAAG GAACGTGATGAGAGTGTTTATAGACGATTTATGGATGTGATATTTAGGTACCAGAGGGAGCACATGGACTTAATTAAGCTCTGTAGGGAG GTTGGTGCTCTTTTCTCGGAGGACTATCCAGATCTGTTTGTGAAGTTCACAAGATTTCTACCACCTACTTGA
- the LOC107893024 gene encoding paired amphipathic helix protein Sin3-like 2 isoform X1 — protein MRKEFTFSLGFGFTVMNCKMAQCNGQNQMPGGGGMSRKVTKKDAETYLKQVKEMFKDEKDKYNMLLHVMRDFSIQRTDVIGVVERVKEIFKGHNNLIQGFNMFLPKRYKITVDEDRPSPRMIAAHSEAIYFVNKIHKRDENVYTSFLDVLNKYRTGHTDIIKVLTKAASLFEDHPDLLEEFISFLPG, from the exons ATGCGAAAAGAATTCACTTTCTCTTTGGGTTTTGGCTTTACAGTAATGAACTGCAAAATGGCTCAATG CAATGGGCAAAACCAAATGCCTGGTGGTGGAGGCATGTCACGTAAAGTGACTAAAAAGGATGCCGAAACATATCTGAAGCAAGTCAAGGAGATGTTTAAGGATGAAAAAGACAAGTACAACATGCTCCTTCATGTCATGAGAGATTTCAGTATTCAAAG GACTGACGTAATTGGTGTGGTTGAGCGAGTGAAAGAGATATTCAAAGGCCATAACAACTTGATTCAAGGATTTAATATGTTTCTGCCAAAGAGATATAAAATTACAGTCGACGAGGACAGGCCTTCTCCGAGAATGATTGCTGCACATAGTGAAGCAATCTATTTTGTAAACAAAATACAT AAACGTGATGAGAATGTTTATACATCATTTCTGGATGTATTGAATAAGTACCGGACAGGGCACACGGACATAATTAAGGTCCTTACCAAG GCTGCTTCTCTTTTTGAGGACCATCCGGATCTGCTTGAGGAGTTCATAAGTTTTTTACCAGGGTAG
- the LOC107893024 gene encoding paired amphipathic helix protein Sin3-like 2 isoform X2, translating to MNCKMAQCNGQNQMPGGGGMSRKVTKKDAETYLKQVKEMFKDEKDKYNMLLHVMRDFSIQRTDVIGVVERVKEIFKGHNNLIQGFNMFLPKRYKITVDEDRPSPRMIAAHSEAIYFVNKIHKRDENVYTSFLDVLNKYRTGHTDIIKVLTKAASLFEDHPDLLEEFISFLPG from the exons ATGAACTGCAAAATGGCTCAATG CAATGGGCAAAACCAAATGCCTGGTGGTGGAGGCATGTCACGTAAAGTGACTAAAAAGGATGCCGAAACATATCTGAAGCAAGTCAAGGAGATGTTTAAGGATGAAAAAGACAAGTACAACATGCTCCTTCATGTCATGAGAGATTTCAGTATTCAAAG GACTGACGTAATTGGTGTGGTTGAGCGAGTGAAAGAGATATTCAAAGGCCATAACAACTTGATTCAAGGATTTAATATGTTTCTGCCAAAGAGATATAAAATTACAGTCGACGAGGACAGGCCTTCTCCGAGAATGATTGCTGCACATAGTGAAGCAATCTATTTTGTAAACAAAATACAT AAACGTGATGAGAATGTTTATACATCATTTCTGGATGTATTGAATAAGTACCGGACAGGGCACACGGACATAATTAAGGTCCTTACCAAG GCTGCTTCTCTTTTTGAGGACCATCCGGATCTGCTTGAGGAGTTCATAAGTTTTTTACCAGGGTAG
- the LOC107893023 gene encoding paired amphipathic helix protein Sin3-like 2 isoform X2 codes for MAGGVAAEGGGGGGERSTSSEATINAAERYMKEVMETFGDQEEKLVMFREIMNDFRTERTDIAGVVGRVKELFKGHNNLIEGFNFFLPKGYEITVDKHQPPPETLEFIRLVKERDESVYRRFMDVIFRYQREHMDLIKLCREVGALFSEDYPDLFVKFTRFLPPT; via the exons ATGGCTGGTGGTGTTGCAGCTGAAGGAGGCGGAGGCGGTGGAGAGCGAAGCACGTCAAGTGAAGCGACTATAAATGCCGCCGAAAGGTATATGAAGGAAGTGATGGAGACGTTTGGGGATCAAGAAGAGAAGTTGGTGATGTTTCGTGAAATCATGAATGATTTCAGGACTGAGAG GACTGACATAGCTGGTGTGGTTGGGCGAGTGAAAGAGTTATTCAAAGGCCATAACAACTTGATTGAGGGATTTAATTTCTTTTTGCCAAAGGGATATGAAATTACCGTCGACAAACATCAGCCTCCTCCGGAAACGTTGGAGTTTATAAGGCTAGTAAAG GAACGTGATGAGAGTGTTTATAGACGATTTATGGATGTGATATTTAGGTACCAGAGGGAGCACATGGACTTAATTAAGCTCTGTAGGGAG GTTGGTGCTCTTTTCTCGGAGGACTATCCAGATCTGTTTGTGAAGTTCACAAGATTTCTACCACCTACTTGA